A genomic region of Verrucomicrobiia bacterium contains the following coding sequences:
- a CDS encoding AAA family ATPase, giving the protein MYLEYYNLREAPFNITPDPRFLFFSAKHQEAFNHLLFGIRERKGFIELTGEVGAGKTTICRKLLEELGPTYKTALILNPCLSSHQLIKTVAMEFGLKARGIDRVAYLQAINDFVLVEVNQGHDVVLIIDEAQNLTDELLEQVRLLSNLETDRQKLMQIVLMGQPELREKLQQPKLRQLRQRITVRYHLRPLDATETASYINHRLTLAGANGTPRFDEGAARLVFKYSEGIPRLINAVCDKTLLAGFVMQTGLMTRKLVDLAIDELQGVAA; this is encoded by the coding sequence CTTTTCTTCAGCGCGAAGCACCAGGAGGCGTTCAACCACCTCCTGTTCGGCATTCGCGAGCGGAAAGGCTTCATCGAGCTGACCGGCGAAGTCGGCGCGGGCAAGACAACGATTTGCCGGAAGCTGCTCGAAGAACTCGGCCCGACCTACAAAACCGCGCTCATCCTCAATCCGTGCCTGAGCAGTCATCAGTTGATCAAGACCGTCGCAATGGAGTTCGGCCTCAAGGCGCGGGGGATCGACCGCGTGGCTTATCTGCAGGCAATCAATGACTTTGTGCTCGTCGAGGTCAACCAGGGCCACGATGTGGTCCTGATCATCGACGAAGCACAGAATCTGACGGATGAATTACTCGAACAGGTCCGGCTCCTCTCCAACCTCGAGACCGATCGCCAAAAGCTGATGCAAATCGTCCTGATGGGGCAACCCGAGCTTCGCGAGAAATTGCAGCAGCCAAAACTGCGGCAACTCCGCCAGCGCATCACCGTGCGCTATCACCTCCGACCGCTCGACGCGACGGAGACAGCCAGTTACATCAATCATCGCCTCACACTCGCCGGCGCCAACGGCACACCGCGTTTCGATGAAGGCGCAGCCCGATTGGTCTTCAAGTATTCGGAAGGCATCCCGCGGCTGATCAATGCCGTCTGTGACAAGACCCTGCTGGCGGGCTTTGTGATGCAGACTGGCTTGATGACCCGGAAACTCGTGGACCTGGCGATCGATGAACTTCAAGGAGTAGCGGCGTGA
- a CDS encoding general secretion pathway protein GspB, with amino-acid sequence MSLINEALKRTRDAASTAAALSPVPASYRIESKVESSGAKGNFLVTILVSGVILVTVIVLGSRIAEHVQNVQDGFASNSDAPVVERKPTLRAIKPATEPAPMPEVSPRAEMTPPSALATTTDTKTAEDQIVNKLMERIKAEQVVASKSGPADLPKLVLQGITYAKDGSEAMINNQTVREGDDIEGARVVTIENRRVKLDLNGREITLRLP; translated from the coding sequence GTGAGCTTGATCAACGAAGCCCTGAAGCGAACCCGCGACGCGGCGTCCACCGCGGCTGCGCTGTCCCCTGTCCCCGCGAGTTATCGCATCGAGAGTAAAGTTGAGTCGAGCGGCGCGAAAGGCAATTTTCTGGTTACGATCCTGGTCTCTGGCGTGATCCTTGTGACTGTCATTGTACTGGGGTCCCGCATTGCCGAACACGTACAAAATGTACAGGATGGTTTCGCTTCGAATTCGGATGCTCCCGTGGTGGAAAGGAAACCGACCCTGCGCGCGATCAAGCCGGCGACAGAGCCCGCGCCCATGCCGGAAGTATCACCAAGAGCTGAGATGACTCCGCCGTCCGCGCTCGCAACGACGACCGACACGAAGACTGCTGAGGACCAAATCGTCAACAAGCTCATGGAGCGGATCAAGGCTGAGCAAGTGGTGGCCTCCAAGAGCGGGCCTGCTGATCTGCCGAAGCTTGTTCTTCAGGGAATCACCTACGCGAAAGATGGCAGCGAGGCGATGATCAACAACCAGACCGTTCGTGAAGGCGACGACATCGAGGGCGCCCGCGTGGTCACGATTGAAAACCGCCGCGTGAAACTCGACCTCAACGGACGCGAAATCACGCTACGCCTGCCGTAG
- a CDS encoding NAD-dependent malic enzyme: MFAKLLHVIARLQGDPGAVDVVRADRKFKVRDLTVNARDDEHAQAIIEAVKRIKGITVINVSDRVFLMHLGGKIRIQNKIPLTTRDALSMAYTPGVARVCLAIAEDKRKASTLTIKHNSVAVVSDGSAVLGLGNIGPEGAMPVMEGKAMLFKEFGDIDAYPICLQTQDTEEIISAVKWISTGFGGINLEDISAPRCFEIEDRLKEELDIPVFHDDQHGTAVVVLAAALNALKVIKKKMSEIKILIVGAGAAGVAVTKMLQAAGARHIICCDRKGIICRKRLPDLDFSKTWLAEHTNARNVSGSVEDAARGAHMFIGVSGPGVFTVKALKKMAKDAIVFALANPTPEIMPEDAEPYARIIATGRSDYSNQINNVLAFPGIFRGALDARATAITEPMKLAAAKAIAGCITSDELSEEYIIPSVFNKQVVRRVARAVEQAAYASNVGKRPRA, encoded by the coding sequence ATGTTCGCGAAGCTCTTGCACGTGATCGCGCGGCTGCAAGGCGATCCCGGCGCAGTGGACGTGGTGCGCGCGGACCGCAAATTCAAGGTGCGCGATCTCACGGTCAACGCCCGCGATGACGAACACGCCCAGGCCATCATCGAGGCGGTCAAACGCATCAAGGGCATCACGGTCATCAACGTCTCCGACCGCGTGTTCCTGATGCATCTTGGCGGCAAGATCCGCATCCAGAACAAAATCCCGCTGACCACGCGTGACGCGCTCTCGATGGCCTACACGCCCGGCGTTGCGCGCGTGTGCCTGGCCATCGCCGAAGATAAACGCAAAGCCAGCACACTCACGATTAAACATAATTCCGTCGCCGTCGTCAGCGATGGTTCCGCCGTCCTCGGCCTCGGCAACATCGGGCCGGAAGGCGCCATGCCCGTCATGGAGGGCAAGGCGATGCTCTTCAAGGAATTCGGCGATATCGATGCCTATCCGATCTGTCTTCAAACGCAGGACACGGAGGAAATCATCAGCGCCGTGAAATGGATTTCCACTGGGTTCGGCGGGATCAACCTCGAAGACATCAGCGCGCCGCGCTGTTTCGAGATCGAGGACCGCCTCAAGGAAGAACTCGATATCCCCGTGTTCCACGACGACCAGCACGGTACCGCCGTGGTTGTTCTCGCCGCCGCGCTGAACGCGCTGAAGGTGATCAAGAAGAAGATGAGCGAGATCAAAATCCTCATCGTTGGCGCGGGTGCCGCGGGCGTCGCCGTCACCAAAATGCTCCAGGCCGCCGGCGCTCGTCATATTATCTGTTGTGACCGCAAAGGCATCATCTGCCGCAAACGGCTTCCCGACCTTGATTTCAGCAAGACGTGGCTCGCGGAGCACACCAACGCGCGCAATGTCAGCGGTTCCGTTGAGGATGCGGCGCGCGGGGCGCATATGTTCATCGGCGTCAGCGGTCCCGGCGTTTTCACCGTCAAGGCGCTTAAGAAGATGGCGAAGGACGCCATTGTGTTCGCGCTCGCCAACCCAACGCCCGAAATCATGCCCGAGGATGCCGAGCCGTACGCGCGAATCATCGCTACGGGCCGTAGTGACTACTCAAACCAGATCAACAATGTTCTCGCGTTCCCCGGCATCTTCCGCGGCGCGCTTGATGCCCGCGCAACCGCCATCACCGAACCGATGAAGCTTGCCGCAGCCAAGGCCATCGCCGGGTGCATTACTTCGGACGAACTCAGCGAGGAATACATCATCCCCAGCGTGTTCAACAAACAGGTCGTGCGACGCGTCGCCCGCGCCGTTGAGCAGGCCGCCTACGCCAGCAACGTCGGGAAGAGGCCGAGGGCCTAG
- a CDS encoding radical SAM protein: MPDIILTTLNAKYAHCSFGLRYLMANLGELQAQAQILEFDINQRPIDVVEAILQNKPKIVGVGVYIWNATQSLQVVADLKRLRPELIIILGGPEVSYECDRQEIVRLADHVITGEADLAFAELCGQTLAGNAPQSKIRPAPLPDFDRLALPYELYTDTDIAHRVIYVEASRGCPFECEFCLSSLDIPVRNAALDSFLAAMQRLLDRGVRQFKFVDRTFNLNLKISSAILEFFLERYQPGLFVHFEMIPDRLPEALREPIRKFRPGALQFEVGIQTFNEQVAKLISRRQDNAKVEENLRWLRDETGVHVHADLIVGLPGEDVNSFTAGFDRLVALGPQEIQVGLLKRLRGTPIVRHDREWGMVYSPEPPYEILQTKLIDFFTMQRLRRFARYWDLIGNSGNFVETTPLLWREGSPFQGFIRFSDWLYAQTRQTHSIALQRLRDLVARYLIEKIDLPQEDIQSTLQRDSDRTRGVAVPHAPPRQARHLAKSQQPD; the protein is encoded by the coding sequence ATGCCGGACATCATTCTCACCACGCTGAACGCGAAGTACGCGCATTGCTCGTTCGGGTTGCGGTATTTGATGGCGAACCTGGGCGAACTGCAAGCGCAGGCGCAGATTCTTGAGTTCGACATCAATCAGCGACCCATCGACGTCGTTGAGGCGATTCTCCAGAATAAGCCGAAGATCGTCGGCGTCGGTGTGTACATCTGGAACGCAACCCAGTCGCTGCAGGTGGTGGCGGATCTGAAGCGGTTGCGGCCGGAGTTAATAATCATTCTCGGCGGGCCTGAGGTCAGCTACGAATGCGACCGGCAGGAAATCGTCCGGCTGGCCGATCACGTCATCACCGGTGAGGCCGATCTGGCGTTCGCCGAACTGTGCGGGCAAACACTGGCCGGGAACGCACCGCAGTCGAAAATCCGTCCCGCTCCCCTGCCCGATTTCGATCGGCTGGCGTTGCCGTATGAATTGTACACGGACACCGACATCGCTCACCGCGTCATTTATGTGGAAGCGTCGCGTGGCTGCCCGTTTGAGTGCGAGTTTTGCCTGTCGTCGCTCGACATCCCGGTGCGCAATGCGGCGCTCGACAGTTTTTTGGCGGCGATGCAGCGCCTGCTCGACCGCGGTGTGCGACAGTTCAAATTCGTGGATCGCACCTTCAACCTCAACCTGAAGATCAGTTCGGCCATCCTGGAGTTCTTTCTCGAACGCTATCAGCCGGGATTGTTCGTGCACTTCGAGATGATTCCCGACCGATTGCCGGAGGCGTTGCGCGAGCCCATCCGAAAGTTTCGGCCCGGAGCGCTGCAGTTCGAGGTTGGCATCCAGACATTCAATGAACAAGTCGCCAAGCTCATCAGTCGACGTCAGGACAACGCGAAAGTCGAAGAGAATTTACGCTGGCTTCGGGACGAGACCGGCGTACACGTCCATGCGGACCTGATCGTCGGCCTGCCCGGCGAGGATGTAAATAGTTTTACCGCGGGATTTGACCGGCTGGTTGCGCTCGGCCCGCAGGAGATTCAAGTCGGGCTACTGAAACGACTGCGCGGTACGCCGATCGTGCGCCACGACCGCGAATGGGGCATGGTGTACAGTCCCGAACCACCCTACGAGATTCTACAAACCAAGCTGATCGATTTTTTCACGATGCAACGCCTGCGCCGCTTCGCCCGCTACTGGGATCTCATTGGCAACAGCGGCAATTTCGTGGAAACGACTCCCCTGCTCTGGCGTGAAGGCTCACCGTTTCAAGGGTTCATCCGTTTCTCAGATTGGCTTTATGCGCAGACCAGGCAGACACACAGCATCGCGTTGCAACGGCTTCGCGACCTGGTCGCACGCTATCTCATAGAAAAAATCGACCTACCGCAGGAGGATATCCAGAGCACACTGCAACGTGACAGCGACCGCACACGCGGCGTCGCGGTACCCCATGCGCCGCCGCGACAAGCGCGCCATCTGGCGAAGTCCCAACAGCCGGACTGA
- a CDS encoding S1/P1 nuclease, whose product MKVKNLKCIAVASLMAIATAFNASAWDGMGHMLVAQVAYDRLNDKARARVDELAAKLHKGDAPYNAVNIACWADDIKGPAGDPQFRGLYKPWHYIDIGCSTNDPDVLSHPPALTPTNGDVLVALTHCVDLIRNKQADVLVTNESVALAMVIHFVGDIHQPLHTTARYNPDAKPGDRFKDDAGGNGVTVANLGDEAYGKNLHSFWDEAYRRYYENGEVKTQDPLDHALAPDSPPMKEWLKKLPLDMPEKPDTSYDVKKWIMESHEIACTQVYGTLGEPYGAKNINLKEEYVKQATKTARQRIVVAGYRLAALLNDLYGK is encoded by the coding sequence ATGAAAGTCAAGAATTTGAAATGTATTGCGGTCGCTTCACTGATGGCGATCGCCACGGCGTTCAACGCCAGCGCCTGGGACGGCATGGGGCATATGCTCGTCGCCCAGGTCGCCTACGACCGTCTCAATGACAAGGCCCGCGCCCGCGTGGACGAATTGGCCGCCAAGCTTCACAAAGGGGACGCGCCGTACAACGCCGTCAACATTGCCTGCTGGGCGGACGACATCAAAGGGCCGGCGGGCGACCCGCAGTTCCGCGGCCTGTACAAGCCATGGCACTACATCGACATCGGCTGTTCGACAAATGATCCCGATGTGCTCTCGCATCCTCCCGCCTTGACCCCGACCAACGGTGACGTCCTCGTGGCGCTAACGCATTGCGTCGATCTCATCCGCAACAAGCAGGCCGATGTGCTGGTGACGAACGAGTCCGTCGCACTCGCGATGGTCATCCACTTCGTGGGCGACATTCACCAGCCACTGCACACGACCGCGCGCTACAATCCGGACGCGAAACCCGGCGATAGATTCAAGGATGATGCCGGCGGCAACGGCGTAACGGTGGCCAACCTCGGCGACGAGGCTTATGGGAAGAATCTGCACTCGTTCTGGGACGAAGCCTATCGGCGTTACTACGAGAACGGCGAGGTCAAGACCCAGGATCCGCTGGACCATGCGCTGGCCCCGGACAGTCCGCCAATGAAGGAATGGCTCAAGAAGCTCCCCCTCGACATGCCCGAGAAGCCGGATACGAGCTATGACGTGAAGAAGTGGATCATGGAATCGCACGAAATCGCCTGCACACAGGTCTATGGCACGCTTGGCGAACCGTACGGCGCCAAGAATATCAACTTGAAGGAAGAATACGTCAAGCAAGCCACGAAGACCGCCCGCCAACGGATCGTTGTCGCGGGCTACCGTCTGGCTGCCCTGCTCAACGATCTCTACGGGAAATAG